One Faecalicatena sp. Marseille-Q4148 DNA window includes the following coding sequences:
- a CDS encoding response regulator transcription factor, whose amino-acid sequence MKQILIVEDDELLNKMLVYNLQSESYGIVSVETVKEAMKVLKNQQFDLVLLDINLPDGNGYVIAKTIREKYSDTIVIFLTANDRESDEIRGYELGAVDYITKPFSIHSLQRKVENVLRMMRHHVSMQDVFDDGRLFLNFAEQTAMLNGKPLTLSTLEFRMLNLFCQNRNRVLTRKQLLEKIWDCTENYVDEHTLTTTLSRIRGKIETNGTVYIKTVYGMGYKWTGGEPA is encoded by the coding sequence ATGAAACAGATTTTAATTGTAGAAGATGATGAGCTTTTGAATAAAATGTTAGTTTACAACCTACAGTCAGAATCCTATGGGATTGTCTCTGTGGAAACGGTAAAAGAAGCCATGAAAGTACTAAAAAACCAGCAGTTTGATCTGGTACTATTGGATATCAACCTTCCGGATGGAAATGGATATGTGATTGCAAAAACAATCCGGGAAAAATATAGTGATACCATTGTGATCTTTCTGACTGCTAATGATAGGGAAAGTGATGAGATCCGGGGATATGAACTTGGAGCAGTGGATTATATTACAAAACCTTTTTCAATCCATTCCCTACAGAGAAAAGTAGAAAATGTGCTGCGTATGATGCGGCATCATGTATCTATGCAGGATGTCTTTGATGATGGCAGGCTGTTTTTAAATTTTGCAGAGCAGACGGCTATGCTCAATGGGAAACCGTTAACCTTATCTACCTTGGAATTCCGGATGCTGAACCTGTTCTGTCAGAACCGCAATCGTGTATTAACAAGAAAGCAGTTGTTGGAAAAAATATGGGATTGCACAGAGAATTATGTGGACGAGCATACGCTAACTACAACATTAAGCCGTATTCGGGGAAAGATTGAGACAAACGGAACAGTATATATCAAAACCGTATATGGCATGGGATATAAATGGACCGGAGGTGAACCTGCATGA
- a CDS encoding nuclear transport factor 2 family protein: MDEREKMIRLWFSMWLEKKDLGIDDIFAENVIYTESWGPCYRNREIVKHWFQEWNTRGSVIAWDIKQFFHKGNQTAVEWYFKNIMDNGDIEEFDGISLIEWSAENRIQSLREFGCNLHNYNPYQNSDMPQFREEKINWF; the protein is encoded by the coding sequence ATGGATGAGAGAGAAAAAATGATCCGATTATGGTTTTCTATGTGGCTGGAAAAGAAGGATTTGGGAATTGATGATATTTTTGCAGAAAACGTGATTTATACAGAAAGTTGGGGACCATGTTATCGCAATCGTGAAATAGTAAAACATTGGTTTCAGGAATGGAATACGAGAGGAAGCGTAATCGCATGGGACATCAAACAGTTTTTTCACAAAGGAAATCAGACAGCTGTTGAATGGTATTTTAAAAATATTATGGATAATGGAGACATCGAAGAATTTGATGGAATCTCTTTAATTGAATGGTCAGCAGAGAATAGAATCCAATCCTTGAGGGAGTTCGGTTGCAATCTTCATAACTATAATCCGTACCAAAATAGTGATATGCCTCAATTTAGAGAAGAAAAAATTAATTGGTTCTAA
- a CDS encoding alpha/beta hydrolase encodes MKYIFLHGLGQVPSDWETTIKRLDLGLDVDCPDLSDWLSGKEASYSNLYHALESYCEQQEGPLHLCGLSLGGILALHYALEHAEKVASLVLIGTQYIMPKRLLKFQNMIFHLMPNRSFRKMGFGKKDFISLSKSMMDLDFQKDLEKINCRVLVLCGEKDKANMSAAIELKQQINHAELEIISHAGHEINKDNPVELGKILSNFYRCE; translated from the coding sequence ATGAAATACATATTTTTGCATGGACTGGGACAAGTGCCTTCAGATTGGGAAACTACAATTAAGAGATTAGATTTGGGGTTGGATGTCGACTGTCCTGATTTATCTGACTGGCTTTCAGGAAAAGAAGCCAGCTATTCTAATTTATATCATGCACTGGAGAGTTATTGTGAACAGCAAGAAGGACCTCTGCATTTATGTGGTCTTTCATTGGGTGGAATCCTTGCTTTGCATTATGCATTGGAACATGCAGAGAAAGTAGCCTCTCTGGTATTAATTGGTACGCAATATATCATGCCGAAGCGGTTATTGAAATTTCAGAATATGATATTTCACCTTATGCCAAACAGGAGTTTTCGCAAAATGGGATTTGGGAAAAAAGATTTTATCAGTCTGTCCAAATCCATGATGGATTTAGATTTTCAAAAGGATTTAGAAAAAATAAATTGTCGGGTACTTGTGTTATGTGGCGAAAAGGATAAGGCAAATATGTCTGCAGCCATAGAATTAAAACAGCAGATCAATCATGCTGAATTAGAGATTATTTCTCATGCCGGCCATGAAATAAATAAAGATAATCCAGTTGAATTAGGAAAGATTCTCAGTAATTTTTATAGATGTGAATGA
- a CDS encoding MmcQ/YjbR family DNA-binding protein: MKREEIFEYVKKQYGTVPEYLWKESPESAVLRNKNGKWYAIIMNIEKSRLGMEENERIDIIDVKCNPDMVGLLTQTFGFLPGYHMNKKYWITMLLDGSVSEAKILDFLDMSYDLIDGKI, encoded by the coding sequence ATGAAACGGGAAGAAATTTTTGAGTATGTAAAAAAGCAATATGGAACAGTTCCAGAATACCTTTGGAAAGAATCTCCGGAGAGCGCGGTCCTTCGGAATAAAAATGGGAAATGGTACGCAATTATTATGAATATCGAAAAATCCAGACTAGGGATGGAAGAAAATGAAAGAATAGATATTATAGATGTAAAGTGTAATCCGGATATGGTGGGACTACTGACGCAAACCTTTGGATTTTTACCGGGATATCACATGAATAAAAAGTACTGGATTACCATGTTGCTGGATGGATCAGTAAGCGAAGCAAAAATATTGGACTTTTTGGATATGAGTTATGATTTGATTGATGGGAAAATATAG
- a CDS encoding response regulator transcription factor: MKILLFDDHRIFGESLSKLLEDWDEISICHYASNETEFWNILSAEEWDIVLLDVNLRDQSRGSGIDLIETIYRKQAQTKVVMLSSYDMPVYRQEALKRGAVSYINKSASADELVKKLTAISKGYKSTDSPLLDPLTDREVEIIKAIGTGKTKNEIAKDLYISERTLYNHIQHIYEKLEAKNFIEAFKKAIKMGYIEPFI; encoded by the coding sequence ATGAAGATATTATTATTTGATGACCATAGGATATTTGGAGAGAGTTTAAGCAAACTTCTAGAAGATTGGGACGAAATCTCTATCTGTCACTATGCAAGTAATGAAACAGAGTTTTGGAATATTCTTTCCGCAGAAGAATGGGACATTGTATTGCTTGATGTCAACCTAAGAGATCAGTCAAGGGGTTCTGGCATTGACTTGATAGAAACAATATATAGGAAGCAAGCACAAACAAAGGTAGTTATGCTATCCTCTTATGATATGCCGGTTTATAGACAGGAAGCGCTTAAAAGAGGTGCCGTAAGTTATATTAACAAATCTGCCTCCGCTGATGAGTTGGTAAAAAAGCTCACTGCTATTAGTAAAGGCTACAAATCCACTGATTCCCCTTTATTAGATCCCTTGACAGATCGTGAAGTGGAAATTATTAAGGCGATTGGAACAGGGAAAACAAAGAATGAAATCGCTAAGGATTTGTATATCAGCGAGAGAACTCTTTATAATCATATTCAACATATTTATGAAAAATTGGAGGCGAAAAATTTTATTGAAGCTTTCAAAAAAGCAATAAAAATGGGATATATTGAGCCGTTTATATGA
- a CDS encoding ABC transporter ATP-binding protein has product MSEIQNAIDVRNLTKVFSGRVLFENFSLNVKANTIHAIIGPNGSGKTTLLRLITGVYQPNEGTINIAGKYAMQLENDYLYEEKTGLENLKIFGKYFGFEINNRSDSYCTQLGLTEHLEKRVSTYSKGMKRKLSLLIVIMMGRNILLMDEPTSGVDPISRVEIRNLIEALKADGKTVIITSHDLSEIEKCADDVSMIKNGRLLFDKSVQEMQGQSLEEIFIKEGNRHE; this is encoded by the coding sequence ATGTCTGAGATTCAAAATGCGATTGATGTGAGAAACTTAACAAAGGTTTTTAGTGGAAGAGTTTTGTTTGAGAATTTTAGCCTGAATGTAAAAGCAAACACCATCCATGCGATTATTGGTCCGAACGGTTCTGGAAAGACCACATTGCTACGCTTGATTACCGGGGTATATCAGCCAAATGAAGGAACAATCAACATTGCAGGAAAATATGCAATGCAACTTGAAAATGACTATCTGTATGAAGAAAAGACTGGTCTTGAAAATCTGAAAATTTTCGGGAAATACTTTGGATTTGAAATAAATAATCGTTCAGACAGCTACTGTACGCAATTAGGATTGACCGAACATTTAGAAAAGCGTGTTAGCACTTATTCTAAAGGAATGAAAAGAAAACTGTCCCTCTTAATTGTTATTATGATGGGACGAAATATTCTGCTCATGGATGAACCAACATCGGGTGTAGACCCCATATCCAGAGTAGAAATCCGAAATTTGATAGAGGCTCTAAAAGCTGACGGAAAAACGGTTATTATCACATCACATGACCTTAGCGAGATTGAAAAGTGTGCTGATGATGTATCTATGATTAAAAATGGGAGATTACTGTTTGATAAGAGTGTTCAAGAAATGCAAGGTCAATCACTGGAAGAAATCTTTATTAAGGAGGGCAATCGGCATGAGTAA
- a CDS encoding ABC transporter permease, with translation MKGLMYQLKSVRKDKFCIMSFLLPIIVAVALHFVGSIDLSSLGEFHFGVTEQGTNDEVTTWLERYGTVTVYPEQEELVAAINEPSTNLIGVETDGDSIQTILSGDELEMFRQTANTLPALYAQREMAKQARVQVLERQDMMSGYQNIFIAITLIVAMFMGCTFNAMNIISEKEDGVALINEILPMTDWQYMIQKIFVGFVFGCLSAILTAVICFRLSFTGAAVMLALIVLSAFVSALIGLFVGKLSDGMMVGVVYIKIVMIVFMAVPILNYLIGAGNKVLSYICYLIPSSATFEGIMDLANGTASTAIKDIVILTLHCVLWFLLYLLLSKQQRKHI, from the coding sequence ATGAAAGGACTTATGTATCAGCTGAAAAGTGTCCGGAAAGATAAGTTTTGCATTATGTCATTTCTCCTGCCTATTATAGTTGCTGTGGCATTGCATTTTGTCGGATCCATTGATCTTTCTTCGTTGGGGGAATTTCATTTTGGAGTGACAGAACAAGGCACGAATGATGAAGTAACCACATGGCTGGAACGGTATGGTACAGTTACCGTTTATCCAGAACAGGAAGAATTGGTTGCAGCTATCAATGAGCCTTCCACAAACCTAATCGGAGTGGAAACGGACGGGGACAGCATCCAGACCATCCTTTCCGGGGATGAACTAGAAATGTTCCGCCAGACAGCGAATACACTTCCAGCTCTCTATGCACAGAGAGAAATGGCAAAACAGGCCAGAGTGCAGGTATTAGAACGGCAGGACATGATGTCTGGCTATCAGAATATCTTTATTGCAATTACCCTAATTGTAGCGATGTTTATGGGATGTACCTTTAACGCTATGAACATCATTTCTGAAAAAGAAGATGGTGTTGCGCTGATCAATGAAATTCTGCCTATGACGGACTGGCAGTATATGATTCAGAAGATTTTTGTCGGTTTTGTATTTGGCTGCTTGTCCGCTATTCTTACGGCAGTAATCTGCTTTCGGCTCTCTTTCACAGGAGCGGCGGTTATGCTAGCATTGATTGTCCTTTCCGCATTTGTGTCGGCTCTGATTGGCTTGTTTGTCGGCAAACTCTCTGATGGCATGATGGTAGGCGTGGTCTATATTAAAATCGTGATGATTGTATTTATGGCAGTTCCGATCCTGAATTATTTGATTGGTGCAGGAAACAAAGTTCTTTCCTACATTTGTTACCTAATCCCGTCCAGCGCCACTTTTGAGGGCATAATGGATTTAGCAAATGGAACTGCATCAACAGCGATTAAGGACATCGTTATCCTCACCCTCCATTGTGTCTTATGGTTTTTACTCTACTTGTTGTTATCCAAACAACAAAGAAAACATATTTAA